Genomic window (Candidatus Aegiribacteria sp.):
CGGCAGAGGAATCAAAGTAGTTTTCTTCGGAGACAACCATGTTGCCAGAGAACTTGCAGATTACATGAGAAAAAACGTTCCTGCTCCCTATAGCATAGCGGGATTTATATCATCCGGAATCGATGCACCACCGGGTGAGGATACTCTTTCACTCAGTTTCAGCTCTTTCCAGGATATGTTCAAATGGATGAACAAAGAGAATATTTCCGAACTGATAATAGCAGATCCGGAACTCTCCCGGAAGGATACTGCTGCTCTGATCTATCTGGCTGAACAGGAGGATATCCCCTACAAACTGGTTGCTGACGTGTTTGACCTTGTCAATTACACAACTAGAGTAACTCACATCGGCGGTACGATAATGATCGAATCCGTCCCCCCTCCTCTCAGCGGAACCAGCATTCAGCTGAAGAGAATGACTGATCTTCTTCTGGCAATCCCGATGGTTATCCTGCTGATTCCGTTGTTTATACTGATTTCCATCGCGATTGTTATAGACTCCGGTTTCCCTGTGTTCTTTATTCAGACAAGGCTCGGAAAGGAACATAAGAAATTCAGATTGATTAAATTCAGATCCATGAAAGTTGGAGCGCATAAGGAGAAAGAGAATCTCGGATTCGCGGATAAAACCGATCTTCTCTCCAAATCCAGAAACGACCCGAGAATAACGAGAATCGGCCGTTTCATTCGGAAACTCAGTCTCGACGAGCTTCCGCAGCTTATAAATGTTCTGGTTGGCAGCATGAGTCTCGTAGGACCCAGACCCCACATACCGGAGGAAGTAGAACATTATTCCGAACGGCACCTTAAAAAACTGGACGTACTTCCAGGTATGACAGGTGTATGCCAGGTTTCGGGCAGGAATAATCTGAATTACAAGGAAATGGTTAAACTTGATCTTTACTATGTTGACAACTGGTCAATCTGGATGGATCTATCGATACTCATTCTTACATTTCCGGCAATCCTTTTCAGAAAGGGCGCTTACTGACCCCCGAAACCTTTGAAAGATATTCTTAGCGTATAATTCAATCAGGCAGGACGGTAATTATGAAACCGGTAGATGAAAAATCGATAGATG
Coding sequences:
- a CDS encoding sugar transferase, with translation MKQRRNATVFLLPIGDFILVIGVFLLGYWLRHYILSDALLDLFQIPNDFRLGLWHYAISGSVMACIELVMLWAFGVYRAKFGVAQVEELAWIIQSSFMAAIITFAFTFASRQLLFSRFVLLFSFPAASIAVSFWHYLYHRLSRLLALRSGRGIKVVFFGDNHVARELADYMRKNVPAPYSIAGFISSGIDAPPGEDTLSLSFSSFQDMFKWMNKENISELIIADPELSRKDTAALIYLAEQEDIPYKLVADVFDLVNYTTRVTHIGGTIMIESVPPPLSGTSIQLKRMTDLLLAIPMVILLIPLFILISIAIVIDSGFPVFFIQTRLGKEHKKFRLIKFRSMKVGAHKEKENLGFADKTDLLSKSRNDPRITRIGRFIRKLSLDELPQLINVLVGSMSLVGPRPHIPEEVEHYSERHLKKLDVLPGMTGVCQVSGRNNLNYKEMVKLDLYYVDNWSIWMDLSILILTFPAILFRKGAY